Proteins from a genomic interval of Lysobacter stagni:
- a CDS encoding DUF2092 domain-containing protein, producing the protein MIVAHALRSVMIGVAISCVVAGASLAQTKKEVDPKAAQAIARVSAKLRELQRYTLDADVTTKTALATGGYRTFEGKAHYDVSKPSHLHAAVNGKNLRREVTYDGATLTVFAPDRNVYARVAAPGTLPTVLQEVRRRAGFELPIAEVLAWDSEAAVLQGATRASFTGEALVRGTACRQYSYKRDGVSWELYVDGRGLLCKLSRVDTRDPGLPGYSAELTWNTDVRVDDARFTFTPPPGAREVAWEAIGEK; encoded by the coding sequence GTGATCGTTGCCCATGCGTTGCGCAGTGTGATGATTGGAGTGGCGATATCGTGCGTGGTTGCCGGCGCATCGCTCGCGCAGACGAAGAAGGAAGTGGATCCGAAGGCGGCGCAGGCCATCGCACGCGTGTCGGCGAAGCTGCGTGAGCTGCAGCGCTACACGCTCGACGCCGACGTCACCACCAAGACGGCGCTGGCCACGGGCGGCTATCGCACGTTCGAGGGCAAGGCGCATTACGACGTCAGCAAGCCCTCGCACCTGCACGCGGCCGTGAACGGCAAGAACCTGCGTCGCGAAGTGACCTACGACGGCGCCACGCTCACCGTGTTCGCACCGGACCGGAACGTTTACGCGCGCGTGGCCGCGCCAGGCACGCTGCCGACGGTGTTGCAGGAAGTACGCCGGCGCGCGGGCTTCGAACTGCCGATTGCCGAAGTATTGGCGTGGGACAGCGAGGCCGCGGTGCTTCAGGGCGCCACGCGCGCCAGCTTCACCGGCGAAGCACTGGTGCGCGGGACCGCATGTCGCCAGTACTCCTACAAGCGCGACGGCGTGTCGTGGGAGTTGTACGTCGACGGGCGCGGCCTGTTGTGCAAGCTCAGTCGCGTCGATACGCGCGATCCCGGCCTGCCCGGCTACAGCGCGGAACTGACGTGGAACACCGACGTGCGGGTCGACGATGCGCGCTTCACGTTCACGCCGCCCCCGGGCGCGCGCGAAGTCGCGTGGGAGGCGATCGGCGAGAAGTAA
- a CDS encoding response regulator transcription factor produces MNPTVYLVDDDPGVLTAVTRLLTSDGLATCPCSTTRAFLDAYDASMAGCVVLDLSMPGMNGLELQALLRERGVGCPVIFLSGCGDIPTSVRAMKAGAIDFLTKPVDGATLLDAVRRGISLDEEVRRSRVDQHDAQALLDTLTPREREVVPYLLAARLNKQIAADLGVAEKTVKVHRSRILHKLGVRSLVDLVHFMERVERQAGTPPSWGPPASPTPRFASNAR; encoded by the coding sequence GTGAACCCGACCGTCTACCTGGTGGACGACGACCCCGGTGTCCTGACCGCGGTGACCCGACTGCTGACCTCCGACGGGCTGGCGACCTGCCCCTGCTCGACCACACGCGCGTTTCTCGATGCCTACGACGCATCGATGGCCGGCTGCGTGGTGCTCGATCTGTCCATGCCCGGCATGAACGGCCTGGAGTTGCAGGCGCTGCTGCGCGAACGCGGCGTGGGCTGTCCGGTGATCTTCCTGAGTGGCTGCGGCGACATCCCCACCAGCGTCCGCGCGATGAAGGCCGGTGCAATCGACTTCCTGACCAAGCCCGTGGACGGCGCCACTCTCCTGGACGCGGTGCGCCGCGGCATCTCGCTGGACGAAGAGGTGCGGCGCTCGCGCGTGGACCAGCACGACGCGCAGGCGCTGCTGGACACGTTGACGCCGCGCGAACGCGAGGTGGTGCCCTATCTCCTGGCGGCTCGCCTCAACAAGCAGATCGCGGCGGACCTGGGCGTGGCCGAGAAGACCGTGAAGGTTCACCGCTCGCGCATCCTGCACAAGCTGGGCGTGCGTTCGCTGGTGGACCTGGTGCACTTCATGGAACGCGTGGAGCGTCAGGCTGGAACACCCCCTTCATGGGGGCCTCCTGCTTCGCCGACCCCGCGATTTGCGTCCAACGCGCGTTGA
- a CDS encoding PAS domain-containing sensor histidine kinase: protein MSWVDLTWPMLAAASLVLGLVHGLVWLTQLRQRVHLAFALAAVSVAVLALLELQTFHALSPNRMSTAIRWMYVPVTVMVVSLLYVVHQWFGLGSPVLAAGVAALRVFGLILDFSTGENLNFISVDGVGRSEWWGATISHPIGDINPWVMVSQFSNALLLIYLAQTMLRSTREPESVRRAALIVCGSWFLLVVLMMSSAAIMALGLPRVPLAATPSFVIVVVAMSYRLSNELFRTQRLSSQLQQSERRSLLAEAHLELAATASGIGLWSWDVVHNSFRENANNRGLLGNPGESACARDALFRNADPDDRLVRHEFDDVLHDDTYQLEYRVLRPDGERRWISVQGNIEHDTRGHPAVVRGITRDVTRRKGEETLLRTLLEAAPSALLLIDADGRVRCSNIEGARVFGYEADTITGIPLETLVPGAMNAPGATERDRAPRPANDDSIGVRKDGEEFPVEVRVSPLRIDDTPHAVVAVSDLTSRRRMEHEVAAEREGLAHLSRVTMLGELSGSLAHELNQPLAAILSNAQAAQRILRRDPSDIGEVQEILADIVENDRRAGQVIDGLRGLLKKETREYAPLDVNVVVQDCMRLMRNDLLNRRVVCRLHLAPGLPTCLGDRIQLQQVLLNLLINACDALPDEQGERTVLVRTSPSEIGVCTEVVDSGTGIPADMLERIFTPFESTKTTGMGMGLAVCRTIIRAHGGRIWVENAQPRGARACFDLPRQEVST from the coding sequence ATGAGCTGGGTCGACCTCACATGGCCCATGCTGGCGGCAGCCAGCCTGGTGCTCGGGCTGGTCCATGGATTGGTGTGGCTCACTCAGCTGCGCCAGCGGGTACATCTTGCGTTCGCACTGGCCGCGGTGTCCGTGGCCGTCCTCGCGCTGCTTGAACTCCAGACGTTCCACGCGCTCTCCCCCAACCGCATGTCAACCGCCATCCGCTGGATGTACGTGCCCGTGACGGTGATGGTGGTGTCGCTGCTGTACGTGGTGCACCAGTGGTTCGGCCTGGGTTCGCCGGTGCTGGCCGCGGGAGTGGCGGCGCTGCGCGTGTTCGGCCTGATACTGGATTTCAGCACGGGCGAGAACCTCAACTTCATCAGCGTGGACGGTGTGGGCCGCTCGGAGTGGTGGGGCGCGACGATCTCCCACCCCATCGGCGACATCAATCCGTGGGTGATGGTGAGCCAGTTCAGCAACGCGCTGCTGCTGATCTACCTGGCGCAGACCATGCTGCGCTCCACGCGTGAGCCTGAATCGGTCCGCCGCGCGGCGCTGATCGTGTGCGGCAGCTGGTTCCTGCTGGTGGTGCTGATGATGTCCTCCGCCGCGATCATGGCGCTGGGCCTGCCGCGCGTTCCGCTGGCGGCCACGCCCAGCTTCGTCATCGTGGTGGTGGCGATGAGCTACCGTCTCAGCAACGAGTTGTTCCGCACGCAGCGCCTGTCCAGTCAACTGCAGCAGAGCGAGCGGCGAAGCCTGCTCGCCGAGGCGCACCTGGAGCTGGCGGCGACGGCCTCCGGCATCGGGCTGTGGTCCTGGGATGTGGTCCACAACTCATTCCGCGAGAACGCGAACAACCGCGGCCTGCTCGGCAATCCGGGCGAAAGCGCGTGCGCCCGCGATGCGCTGTTCCGGAATGCCGACCCTGACGACCGTCTGGTCCGCCATGAATTCGACGACGTGCTGCACGACGATACGTACCAGCTGGAGTACCGCGTCCTCCGGCCCGATGGCGAGCGGCGCTGGATCAGCGTGCAGGGCAACATCGAGCACGACACGCGGGGCCACCCCGCGGTAGTGCGCGGCATCACGCGCGACGTGACACGCCGCAAAGGCGAGGAGACGCTGCTGCGCACGCTGCTGGAGGCGGCGCCCAGCGCACTGCTGCTGATCGATGCGGATGGTCGTGTGCGTTGTTCCAACATCGAAGGCGCGCGCGTGTTCGGCTACGAGGCCGATACCATCACCGGCATTCCACTGGAAACGCTCGTTCCCGGGGCCATGAACGCCCCTGGCGCCACCGAGCGCGATCGCGCCCCCCGACCCGCCAACGATGATTCGATCGGAGTGCGCAAGGACGGCGAAGAGTTCCCCGTCGAGGTGCGCGTCAGTCCGCTTCGGATCGACGACACCCCGCACGCCGTCGTCGCTGTATCCGACCTTACCTCTCGCCGCCGCATGGAGCACGAGGTCGCGGCGGAGCGCGAAGGCCTGGCGCATCTGTCGCGTGTGACCATGCTGGGCGAGCTGTCCGGATCGCTGGCGCACGAGCTCAACCAACCGCTCGCCGCGATCCTCAGCAATGCGCAGGCCGCGCAACGCATACTCCGGCGCGACCCGTCCGACATCGGCGAGGTGCAGGAGATCCTGGCCGACATCGTCGAGAACGACCGGCGTGCCGGTCAGGTGATCGATGGCCTGCGTGGCCTGCTGAAGAAGGAAACGCGGGAGTACGCACCACTCGATGTCAACGTGGTGGTGCAGGACTGCATGCGCCTGATGCGCAACGACCTGCTCAATCGACGTGTGGTCTGCCGCCTGCACCTCGCGCCGGGGCTGCCCACGTGCCTGGGCGATCGCATACAGCTGCAGCAGGTGCTGCTCAACCTGCTGATCAATGCCTGCGACGCACTCCCGGATGAACAGGGTGAGCGCACGGTGCTGGTGCGTACCAGTCCGTCGGAGATCGGCGTATGCACCGAGGTGGTGGATTCGGGCACCGGCATTCCCGCCGACATGCTGGAACGCATCTTCACGCCGTTCGAATCCACCAAGACCACCGGCATGGGCATGGGCCTGGCCGTCTGCCGCACCATCATCCGCGCCCACGGCGGGCGCATCTGGGTCGAGAACGCGCAGCCACGAGGCGCGCGCGCCTGTTTCGATCTGCCACGTCAGGAGGTGTCAACGTGA
- a CDS encoding response regulator transcription factor, whose amino-acid sequence MPGKPPTVAVVDDEEDVRHALHRLLRAAGFEVLVYGSGADFLRHAADSAPDCVVLDLHMRGQTGFDVQEALIKRSLSIPVVVLTGNDTAENRARALANGADGYLCKPVDDEALIDAIVAAMQKRGMPA is encoded by the coding sequence ATGCCCGGGAAGCCGCCCACTGTTGCCGTGGTCGACGACGAGGAAGACGTGCGGCATGCGCTGCACCGATTGCTTCGCGCCGCCGGATTCGAAGTGCTGGTCTACGGATCGGGCGCCGACTTCCTGCGTCACGCCGCGGACAGTGCGCCCGATTGCGTGGTGCTGGACCTTCACATGCGCGGCCAGACCGGATTCGACGTGCAAGAAGCGCTCATCAAGCGCTCGCTGTCGATACCGGTGGTGGTGCTGACCGGAAACGACACCGCGGAGAACCGCGCGCGCGCCCTGGCCAACGGTGCGGACGGTTACCTGTGCAAGCCGGTGGACGACGAGGCGCTGATCGACGCCATCGTCGCCGCCATGCAGAAACGCGGCATGCCCGCCTAG
- a CDS encoding DUF3302 domain-containing protein gives MNPTLRTHDINRSRWRLLAPALATLALLPGRASASLLSGEALDTAANVIAWIALLIVPVVLITVFWLVHILPEKIAEKRRHPQLSAIKTLCLLSLVFGGLLWPLAWLWAYTKPVLHKMAYGTDVDDHAHHGEALSPLHDAGMDRHAASQPAPTVTADEPPAESRQAEVDELKRRIRSLEMALAMATDPRRGGPPGPGERGE, from the coding sequence ATGAATCCGACCCTTCGCACCCATGACATCAACCGCTCCCGATGGCGGCTCCTCGCGCCGGCGCTGGCAACCCTGGCATTGCTGCCGGGCCGTGCCAGCGCTTCGTTGCTGAGCGGGGAGGCGCTCGACACCGCGGCCAACGTCATCGCCTGGATCGCGCTGCTCATCGTGCCGGTGGTGCTGATCACCGTGTTCTGGCTGGTGCACATCCTTCCGGAGAAGATCGCCGAGAAGCGTCGCCATCCGCAGTTGTCGGCCATCAAGACGCTGTGCCTGCTGTCGCTGGTGTTCGGCGGCCTGCTGTGGCCGTTGGCCTGGTTGTGGGCCTACACCAAGCCGGTGCTGCACAAGATGGCCTACGGCACCGACGTGGACGACCACGCGCACCACGGCGAAGCCCTGTCGCCCCTGCACGACGCAGGCATGGATCGCCACGCGGCATCGCAGCCGGCGCCCACGGTGACGGCCGATGAACCGCCGGCGGAAAGCCGCCAGGCGGAAGTGGACGAACTCAAGCGCCGCATCCGCTCGCTGGAGATGGCACTGGCGATGGCCACCGATCCGCGCCGGGGCGGACCGCCCGGCCCGGGCGAACGCGGGGAGTGA